Proteins encoded by one window of Scatophagus argus isolate fScaArg1 chromosome 4, fScaArg1.pri, whole genome shotgun sequence:
- the tmc2b gene encoding transmembrane channel-like protein 2-B → MPPKRKNEAVIKVEDVGMEVDAVLDSGSEDEARRRSKNRRAKPQRKTKQVSDDEEEEEDEAPRKRGQRKKAKPRDSDEDDEDDNRSVKSKSSKASRRKAAKEESDEESEEDQQRRKKRGKAASKEEKEEQNKEKKGNVKGIKDKGGEKDKKKKNGKLSSSSSSSESDEESLSEGEIEALKEQVEEKKKLIATLRNQPWRMKRRLVVLKEAQEFVEKFEGALGKGRGRKLYAFKVMMSKKLIKFKRDFENFKTACIPWERKIKEVESHFGSSVASYFIFLRWMYGLNLVLFGLMFGLVMLPEILMGLPYGSIPRKTVPREEQETAMDYAVLFDFGGYCKYSFLFYGYYNNEPTIGVLKFRLPLSYLLVGVGIFGYSLMVVIRTMARNSNEGGDGAEEGEFIFSWKMFTSWDYLIGNPETADNKYASITTSFKESIVDEQENQKDENIHLRRFLRVLANFLIISCLGGSGYLIYFVVKRSQEFAKQNKENLSWFEKNEVEFVMSLLGLVCPPLFETIAELEDYHPRIALKWQLGRIFALFLGNLYTFLFALFDEVTAKLESEKAIKNATEWASSLYFANYSSFFNTTDVPPPAVHPADVIRGPCWETAVGIEFVKLIVSDIQVTYLTILIGDFARAVIVRFLNYCWCWDLEAGFPSYGEFDISGNVLGLVFNQGMIWMGAFYAPGLVGLNVLRLLTSMYYQCWAVMCCNVPHERVFKASKSNNFYMGLLLLVLFLSLLPVVYTIMTLSPSFDCGPFSGQEKMYNVIMETIEQDLPAFIGNIFTYATNPGLIMPAVLLMVLAIYYLNAVSKGYQQANMDLKRKMQMARDEEKNRRNNKDSTNQVMKDLEDLLPNKSLIPPPTPEEEPPPPDVVIEKGSKSSKTKPGAAAKGVNLQKDVSLAAPNPRAPVTRAPGPRRGPPGNARGPQPGPGRGRGRAGPPRQ, encoded by the exons ATGCCTCCAAAGAGGAAAAACGAAGCTGTAATTAAGGTGGAGGATG TTGGGATGGAGGTTGATGCCGTGCTTGACAGTGGAAGTGAAG ATGAGGCCAGGAGGAgaagtaaaaacagaagagccAAACCACAACGTAAAACCAAACAGGTCAGcgatgatgaagaggaagaggaggatgaagcaCCGAGGAAAAGGGGACAAAGGAAGAAGGCCAAACCCCGGGACAGCGACGAAGACGATGAGGACGACAACCGGAGCGTGAAAAGCAAAAGCTCCAAAGCCTCCAGGAGGAAAGCCGCGAAGGAGGAGAGCGATGAGGAGAGCGAAGAAGAccaacagagaaggaaaaaacgAGGGAAAGCTGCGTccaaagaggagaaggaggagcagaaTAAGGAGAAGAAGGGAAATGTTAAAGGGATAAAGGATAAAGGTGGTgaaaaggacaagaaaaagaagaatggGAAGTTGAGCAG CTCTTCTTCGTCCTCTGAGTCTGATGAAGAATCGCTGTCGGAGGGAGAGATCGAAGCCCTGAAGGaacaggtggaggagaagaagaaactgatcGCCACACTAAGGAACCAACCCTGGCGCATGAAGAGGAGACTCGTAGTGCTcaa GGAGGCCCAGGAGTTTGTTGAAAAATTCGAAGGAGCTCTTGGCAAAGGAAGAGGCCGGAAGCTGTATGCGTTCAAAGTCATGATGTCCAAG AAACTAATCAAGTTTAAACGCGACTTTGAGAACTTCAAAACCGCCTGTATACCCTGGGAGAGGAAGATAAAGGAAGTAGAAA GTCACTTTGGATCATCTGTGGCCTCCTACTTTATTTTCCTGAGGTGGATGTACGGTCTGAATCTGGTCCTGTTTGGGCTCATGTTTGGCCTGGTGATGTTGCCTGAG ATCCTCATGGGTCTCCCCTATGGCTCCATTCCCAGGAAGACTGTGCCTCGAGAGGAGCAGGAAACGGCGATGGACTATGCTGTGCTCTTTGACTTTGGG GGATACTGCAAGTACTCCTTTTTGTTCTATGGGTACTACAACAACGAGCCAACAATCGGGGTGCTGAAGTTCAGACTCCCCCTGTCATACCTGCTGGTCGGCGTCGGCATCTTTGGATACAGCCTGATGGTTGTCATAAGAAC GATGGCTCGCAACTCAAATGAAGGAGGAGACGGTGCAGAGGAGGGCGAGTTCATCTTCAGCTGGAAGATGTTCACCAGCTGGGACTACCTGATAGGAAACCCCGAGACTGCAGACAATAAGTACGCCTCCATTACCACCAGCTTCAAG GAATCCATCGTGGATGAGCAGGAAAACCAGAAAGATGAGAACATCCATCTCCGGCGGTTCCTCAGGGTTCTGGCAAACTTCCTGATCATTTCGTGTCTCGGGGGCAGCGGATACCTCATCTACTTTGTGGTGAAACGTTCTCAAGAGTTCGCAAAGCAGAATAAAGAGAATCTCTCCTGGTTTGAAAAGAATGAG GTGGAGTTTGTGATGTCTCTGCTCGGGCTGGTGTGTCCTCCTCTGTTTGAAACCATCGCAGAATTGGAAGATTATCACCCTCGTATTGCCCTCAAGTGGCAGCTGGGACGAATCTTTGCCCTCTTCCTGGGAAACCTTTACACTTTTCTCTTCGCCCTGTTTGATGAAGTTACTGCCAAG TTGGAGAGCGAGAAGGCGATCAAGAACGCCACTGAATGGGCTTCCAGTCTGTACTTCGCCAACTACAGCTCCTTCTTCAACACGACAGATGTGCCTCCTCCAGCTGTGCACCCGGCCGACGTCATCAGAGGACCCTGCTGGGAGACTGCAGTGGGAATA GAATTTGTGAAGCTGATCGTGTCCGACATTCAGGTGACCTATTTGACCATCCTGATTGGTGACTTTGCGCGGGCCGTCATCGTCCGCTTCCTGAACTACTGCTGGTGCTGGGACCTGGAGGCCGGATTT CCTTCATATGGAGAGTTTGACATCAGTGGCAATGTGCTGGGGCTCGTCTTCAATCAAGGAATGATATG gaTGGGAGCCTTTTACGCTCCAGGTCTGGTGGGTCTGAACGTTCTGCGTCTCCTCACCTCCATGTACTACCAGTGCTGGGCCGTGATGTGCTGCAACGTTCCTCATGAACGAGTTTTCAAGGCCTCAAAGTCCAATAACTTCTACATGGGCCTGTTGCTGCTCGTGCTGTTCCTCAGCCTGCTGCCTGTCGTCTACACCATCATGACCCTGTCGCCGTCCTTCGACTGTGGGCCATTCAG TGGCCAGGAGAAGATGTACAACGTGATCATGGAGACTATAGAACAGGATCTGCCGGCCTTCATTGGGAACATTTTTACATATGCCACCAACCCTGGACTCATCATGCCTGCTGTGCTCCTCATGGT GTTGGCCATCTACTACCTGAATGCAGTGTCAAAGGGATACCAACAAGCAAACATGGACCTTAAGAGGAAGATGCAGAtg GCTCGCGATGAGGAAAAGAACCGCAGGAACAACAAGGACAGCACTAATCAAGTGATGAAAGACTTGGAGGACCTGCTGCCAAACAAATCTCTAATCCCGCCTCCCACCCCGGAGGAAGAGCCTCCCCCacctg ATGTTGTAATTGAGAAGGGCAGCAAGTCTTCCAAAACGAAGCCAGGTGCAGCAGCGAAAGGGGTTAATCTCCAAAAGGATGTGTCACTGGCTGCCCCAAACCCCAGAGCTCCAGTGACCCGCGCCCCAGGGCCAAGAAGGGGGCCTCCTGGAAATGCCAGGGGGCCTCAGCCTGGGCCTGGGAGAGGAAGGGGTCGGGCTGGGCCTCCAAGGCAATAA